One genomic window of Lagenorhynchus albirostris chromosome 17, mLagAlb1.1, whole genome shotgun sequence includes the following:
- the LOC132508290 gene encoding protein CEBPZOS-like: MACTLDPLAKKIFKGVLLAELVGIFGAYFLFKKMNTSQGFRQTMSKKFPFILEVHYKSTEHSGMYRIREQDAEKWLNSKN, encoded by the coding sequence ATGGCCTGTACTCTGGATCCACTGGCAAAGAAGATCTTTAAAGGAGTTTTACTAGCTGAACTTGTGGGCATTTTTGGAgcatattttttgtttaaaaagatgaACACAAGCCAAGGTTTCAGGCAAACAATGAGCAAGAAATTCCCCTTCATCTTGGAAGTTCATTACAAATCCACTGAACACTCTGGAATGTACAGAATCAGAGAGCAAGATGCAGAAAAGTGGCTGAACAGCAAAAATTAG